A stretch of DNA from Bacillota bacterium:
TTGACGGGCTTTCTTGTACATTCGCAGTCTCTCCCCGGGATTCCTTCTGGTGGTCGGAATGGTCCGACCCGATCTTTCTCAGAACCGCACTTCCGAAGGTCTCCGCTCAAGGCTTCGCCATCTCCGTGGGTCACCGCTGCTTCGAGAGCTCGACCGGCGGTGACCTCGCCTCAAGCCCTTCGAATCTGACAGCGTCTCTCTAGCACTCGCTGCTCATTGCCACGAGCGCCGGCACGTCTGCGACCAGGAGAGGCGGCGGGCTCTCCGGCGGCGGGGGCGGAGGAGTCAGACGCGGAGGAGTCGCAGGTGGAGGCGGCAGCGCCGACTGGCGGACAGGGCAGGGCGGTCTCATGGCACGGTGGTTCGTTCAGAAGCTGCCGCGTTCCAAAAAGCGTACGAGCTCGTCGAACGTTCCCCTGAAATCTGGATGGTTGTAAGGTCTGCCGCGGTCGAGCAGGAAATCCTCCACTAGGTACGTCGTCATGCCGAGCGTGCCAGCGACGATGTCTTCTTCCACGTCGTTGCCCACCATCAAGCACTCGTCGGGCATACGATGGATGAGCTGGAGGATCTCCACGTAGTACTCGGGGTTAGGCTTGCAGAAATGCATGGTCTCGTACGAGGTCACGAGCTTGTATGGAATCCCATAGAGACCTCCCCATCGCATCCGTTCCTCGATTGCCACGAGAGGGAATACTGGGTTCGTGGCGATGATCACGTCGAGGCCTCTGGAAAGAAGGGTCTCCACCATTCTCCGAGCTGAAGGATGCGGGCGTATTCCGAGTCTTGGACCTATCTTGGGGAAGTCGCGACGGTAGAAGTCGTCGAACAGCGCCGAGAGCACGTCCTCCGGGATTCCTATGGCGGGGAAGAAATCCTCCGCAAAGACATCCCGATTGGTCTTGCATGGGTCCAGGTTGCGGACCATGGCCTCGGTGGATTTCATGATCTGTCTTGCCAGGCGGGCGGGGTCCACCATGTGCGCCAGGCGCGCTCCCAGAGCTGCGAGGTACTCTCTCACGAACGCGTCGAAGTCGTAATGAACGAGAGTCCCGTCAAGGTCGAACAGTATCGCTCGAATCACATCGTCACCCCACACAGTATCGCCGTGGAGATCTCTCGGGAGTGGACGAGCCGCGGCCGCATCCGGCGCCGCCCGATCTACTGCCCTGTGCCGTGGTCTCCGCACGCTTCTCGGCACACGGGGAAGGACGCGAGGAACTTTCGTCGAATTCGTTTCCAGTATCGTCTAAACTCACCCGCGTCGTCAGGTGCGCGGTGCGCGCGTCACGCGCGTCGCAACCGGTGCACCGTGGCGCGGCGAAAGGAGAACCGCCATGGAATGCAACGTCGAGAAGAACGTCGAGACCTGCACTTGCACCTACCAACCCTGTCCCCGTAAGGGCAGGTGTTGCGAGTGCTTGGCGTTCCACAGGGCAAACGGAGAGCTCCCCGGATGTCTCTTCCCGCCCTCAGTAGAGCGCACATATGATAGGAGCGTCAGACGGTTTGTCGCTTGTCACTCCCGTTGAGCGAGGACGACGAAAGTCCTGCCATGCCACGCCTTCGCCCGAAGCCGATCACGGGCGGATTGTAGCAGTAGCTCAAGCCGCGCGGGAGGTAGAACCATGCCTCGCTTCTACTCCGAACAGGTTGAGGTCGTATTCCGGTCCCGTCCGGGCTCTCCGGCCTCTTTCGTGTGGCGCGGGCAAGAGCACCGCGTAGCCTCTGTGGAGGCCCAGTGGCAGGATTACGGCATAGGAACCGTGAGCCCCAAGCACGGCAATTGGCGCCTGCGGCGCCACCGCAACTATTACCGCGTTCGGACTGACGACGGCAGGGTCTTTGAATTGTACCTAGACCGGGGCGGCGGCAGGCGCACTTGGGTGCTCTACCGGGAATTGTGATCCTCTTCGTCCGTCGTTCTCATCCCTCTCTCATCGCGATGCCGGCTCTTCACCGATGCGCGCGGTGACCTCGGAGGCATAAGCTGCGGCGAGCGATCGCGTTATCTCGCCCGGCCTGCCGGCGGCGACCGGCCGTCCGTCTATTTGGACGCATGGTGTAACCTCCAACGTGGTGCTTGTTATGAACACCTCGTCAGCGTCGGCAAGCAACCCGGGAGCAAAGAAATCCTCCACCACCCTCATGCCCATCTCGCGCGCGAGACGCAACACGATCGATCGCGTCACCCCGGAAAGGATGCGCGGTCCCTCGGGAGCAGTGTGAATCGTGCCGTCTATCACCGCGAAGACGTTCGAGCTCGAGCCCTCCGTAACGTAGGCCCCGTCCCTGATCATCACTGCCTCTAGCGCGCCCGCCCGCCTCGCCTTCTCTTTGGCCATGACATTGGGCAGAAGGTCTATCGACTTGATGTCGCACCGAAGCCACCGCTCATCGGGAACGGTGATCGCTGAAGCTCCGCGCTCCACGCGGTCAGGCGGAACCGGCTTTGCCGGCCGCACCGTGAGGACGATCGTTGGCTTGACCGTCTCCGGAAACGCATGGTTACGGGCAGCCCATCCTCGGGTAACTTGGATGTAAAGCACCGCCTCGGCGATCCCGCTCCTTTGCAATGCTTCAGCCGCGAGCTCTCTCAGCTCGTGGCGCGTCCATGGCAGAGCCAACTCGATTCCTGCCGCACTCCTCTCGAGCCTGGCGAGGTGCTCGTCCAGAGCGAACGGCTTTCCACGATAGCACCTCACGACCTCGTATACTCCATCTCCAAACTGAAACCCCCGGTCCTCCACCGATACCCGCGCCTCAGACAGCGCAATGAACTCCCCGTTCACGTACGCGATCTCTGGCATGTCAGTGCCTCGCCTCCTCGCTTGGTCCGAGCGTTCGTCCCGACAGTCTCATTCTTTCTCCGCCGCCCGGGAAATCCCTCCATGAGCGCACGCGGGATTCGTGCCCCCCGCTAGGCTCCACGCGGCCTCGTCGAACAACGAAGCGTCCTTGTCATTCTCCCGAATCGCTTGAGACGGGGCGGCCCACAGGGACGCTAATAAAAGCTAGTGAAAGGAGGATACTACACGTGTCACGAAAAGCGGAGTGACGCGGATGAGGAAGACAGGTGACATTGAGCGGACGATCGCGAGGCGTGCCGCGCTCGTGCTTGCCGTGGCGACGCCTGTCTTGGCGGCCGCAGGATTCCACCAGGTCGCATTCGGCAGCTTGGCCGGGACGGTCTTCGGACTCGCTAGCTTCCATCTTCTGGGCACCGCCATCATTGCCGCACTGTCGCGAGGACCAACGCGAGCGCCGGTGGCGGCGGGGGTCAGGTACCTCGCGAGGTACGTCCTTACGGCGTTGGTGCTGTATGCCGCGCTGCGTGCGAACACGGGGGTGTTCCTTGGAGCCGCGGCCGGAATGATCATGGTAAAGCTCGTGATCCTTCTCACAGGCATACTCGGACCGCTTTGAGGACAGGCCCAGGAGCGAGGAAACCCGGAACGCAGGGCATACCTGCCGCAGGAAGCGTCGCCTGGAACGGGAGGTGACGACGAGTCATGCCATTCGTTGCGCGAACCGTTCGCGTGCTGGGACACGACGTACCCGAGACCCTCGTAGCGACATGGGCCATTATGATCTTCCTGGTTGTCGCCTCGCGGGCGGCCGTCAGGTTGATGTGGTCGCGTCCGCCTGAGAAGGCACCGTCGGGGACTCGGCTCGTGCCCGAGATAGTGTACGAGGCCGTGCAATGGCTCGTGGACGGAGCCATGGGCAAGGAGAGGAGAGGCTTCATACCGTACGTTGGAACGCTCGCTCTCTTCCTCCTGGTGGCGAACCTCACGGGCCTCGTTGGAATCACCCCTCCTACGGCGGACCTCAACACCACGCTTGCGCTCGCCACCATCACGTTTATGAACATCCAGTACTATTCGATCCGGCGGAAGGGGCTGGCTTCGTACATCAAGGGGTTTTTCGATCCCGTGGCGTTCCTTGCACCTCTGAACGTAATAAGCGAGATCGCCTTGCCGTTCTCCCTGGCGTTCCGTCTCTTCGGCAACATGCTCGGCGGGACCATCATCATGGGTCTCTTGTACTCGGTGCTGCCGGTGGTCGTACCCGTGCTTCCCCACGCGTACTTTGACGTTTTCTCAGGAATGGTTCAAACGTTCATATTCGTCATGCTCACGATGACCTTCATTTCCAGGGCTATGGATTGATTTCACATGAACGGTTTGCCTGGGGTCTTCGAAACGTTCAACGTCCTGGCCCACCTGGGTTTCCAGGGGTGGCAGGAGTTCGTCAGCACGGCGGCAGCCCAACACCCACGAGCGGCCGTGCTTGCGGCATCCGCGGTGAGCGCGGGCTTGGCAATGGCAGCCGGCCTTGGGCCCGGCATCGGTCAGGGTTACGCCGCGGGCGAAGCCGCGGACGCGGTCGGGCGCAACCCCGCCAGGCGGTCCGACGTCACAGTCGTGATGCTCTTGGGGCAGGCCGTCGCTGAGACCTCGGGGATCTTCTCCCTCGTCGTCGCGCTGCTCCTCATATTCGCCAATCCGTTGGTGACTCGGGACGGACCGCCCCTAGTGCGGGCGGCGGCCACGCTTGGCGCGGGTTTGGCGATGCTCGCAGGCATAGGACCCGGCATCGGTCAAGGTTACGCCGCGGGCAAGGGAGCCGAAACAGTCGGACGTCGCCCCGACCTGCGGACGGACATAACGCGCACCATGCTCCTCGGTCAAGCGATCTCGCAGACCACGGGCCTTTATGGCCTGGTCATCGCCCTCGTGCTCATGTTCACTCCTTCGTTGTAGGAGTGGCAGCTGAGCAGGCCCTCAAGACGGCGCGTCGAACGGATGGGGGGAGCCTTGACGCTCCCCCCGAATCGAAGGCTTTTCAGGGACGAACCCTCAGCTGGGACGAACGCGTACCGCCCCGACGCCAACGACCTCGGAGCAGTCGGTCACCCACATCCACTCGCAATCCACGAGCGAAGCGCCCGAGCCAATCGAATCACGCTCGGCTGCCCTCGGACTTCCCCGTCTCCTTGGGCAGAAGCTGGTTCAGTATTATGCCCACGATGGCTGCGAGGCCTATGCCGCCGAATTGCAGGTTGCCCCAGATCTTGATCATGGCGCCGCCGATTCCTATCACCAGCATCACGCTGGCTATGAGGAGGTTTCTCGGTTGCTTCATGTCCACCTGGTTCTCGACGACCGTCCTCACACCGATGGCCGCTATCATCCCGAAGAGCACAATGGATATGCCGCCGATCACCGGCTCGGGAATGGTCCTTATGACCGCCCCGAGCTTGCCGATGAACGCTAGCAGAATCGCCATCACTGCGGCGATCCGCATGACCTCGGGCTTCCACACTCGAGTTAGGGCAAGCACCCCCGTGTTCTCTGAGTACGTCGTGTTCGCAGGCCCTCCGAACAGCCCGGCGAGAGACGTCCCAATTCCATCCCCGATGAGAGTCCGGTGCAACCCGGGGTCTTTCACGAAGTCATCCTCGACAGTAGCACCAACGGCCAACACGTCCCCCACGTGCTCCACCATAGTGGCCACCGCCACCGGGGCTATCAACCCGATGGCCGCGGCGTTGAACACGGGCCACGTGAAGTGGGGCACTCCGATCCACGCCGCCTGCGCCACGGGCGCGGCATCGACTATGCCCCAGATCAAACTCACTACGTAACCTACGATTATCCCGGAAATGACCGGGAGGAGCCTCATGAATCCCTTGACGTACAGATTCACGAAAGCCACGGTAGCGAGCACGATGAGCGCTATGATCCAGTTCTTGCTGGCGCTCGAGATGGCGACTGGAGCGAGGTTTAGGCCTATGACCATTATGATGGGCCCAGTGACGACCGGC
This window harbors:
- a CDS encoding DUF6504 family protein, with protein sequence MPRFYSEQVEVVFRSRPGSPASFVWRGQEHRVASVEAQWQDYGIGTVSPKHGNWRLRRHRNYYRVRTDDGRVFELYLDRGGGRRTWVLYREL
- the atpB gene encoding F0F1 ATP synthase subunit A, giving the protein MPFVARTVRVLGHDVPETLVATWAIMIFLVVASRAAVRLMWSRPPEKAPSGTRLVPEIVYEAVQWLVDGAMGKERRGFIPYVGTLALFLLVANLTGLVGITPPTADLNTTLALATITFMNIQYYSIRRKGLASYIKGFFDPVAFLAPLNVISEIALPFSLAFRLFGNMLGGTIIMGLLYSVLPVVVPVLPHAYFDVFSGMVQTFIFVMLTMTFISRAMD
- the atpE gene encoding ATP synthase F0 subunit C, producing the protein MNGLPGVFETFNVLAHLGFQGWQEFVSTAAAQHPRAAVLAASAVSAGLAMAAGLGPGIGQGYAAGEAADAVGRNPARRSDVTVVMLLGQAVAETSGIFSLVVALLLIFANPLVTRDGPPLVRAAATLGAGLAMLAGIGPGIGQGYAAGKGAETVGRRPDLRTDITRTMLLGQAISQTTGLYGLVIALVLMFTPSL
- the dat gene encoding D-amino-acid transaminase, producing the protein MPEIAYVNGEFIALSEARVSVEDRGFQFGDGVYEVVRCYRGKPFALDEHLARLERSAAGIELALPWTRHELRELAAEALQRSGIAEAVLYIQVTRGWAARNHAFPETVKPTIVLTVRPAKPVPPDRVERGASAITVPDERWLRCDIKSIDLLPNVMAKEKARRAGALEAVMIRDGAYVTEGSSSNVFAVIDGTIHTAPEGPRILSGVTRSIVLRLAREMGMRVVEDFFAPGLLADADEVFITSTTLEVTPCVQIDGRPVAAGRPGEITRSLAAAYASEVTARIGEEPASR
- a CDS encoding HAD family hydrolase, with the protein product MIRAILFDLDGTLVHYDFDAFVREYLAALGARLAHMVDPARLARQIMKSTEAMVRNLDPCKTNRDVFAEDFFPAIGIPEDVLSALFDDFYRRDFPKIGPRLGIRPHPSARRMVETLLSRGLDVIIATNPVFPLVAIEERMRWGGLYGIPYKLVTSYETMHFCKPNPEYYVEILQLIHRMPDECLMVGNDVEEDIVAGTLGMTTYLVEDFLLDRGRPYNHPDFRGTFDELVRFLERGSF
- a CDS encoding NCS2 family nucleobase:cation symporter, which encodes MAAHVRGPIRPGDPLPFSQLLVLGIQHTFTMFGATVLVPLLTGLDVSVALFTAGIGTLWFHLVTRRRVPIFLGSSFAFIAPVALVIKEMGIPEAQGGIIVAGLIYCVLAVIIYFVGPKFMESLLPPVVTGPIIMVIGLNLAPVAISSASKNWIIALIVLATVAFVNLYVKGFMRLLPVISGIIVGYVVSLIWGIVDAAPVAQAAWIGVPHFTWPVFNAAAIGLIAPVAVATMVEHVGDVLAVGATVEDDFVKDPGLHRTLIGDGIGTSLAGLFGGPANTTYSENTGVLALTRVWKPEVMRIAAVMAILLAFIGKLGAVIRTIPEPVIGGISIVLFGMIAAIGVRTVVENQVDMKQPRNLLIASVMLVIGIGGAMIKIWGNLQFGGIGLAAIVGIILNQLLPKETGKSEGSRA
- a CDS encoding ATP synthase subunit I — encoded protein: MRKTGDIERTIARRAALVLAVATPVLAAAGFHQVAFGSLAGTVFGLASFHLLGTAIIAALSRGPTRAPVAAGVRYLARYVLTALVLYAALRANTGVFLGAAAGMIMVKLVILLTGILGPL
- a CDS encoding DUF6485 family protein gives rise to the protein MECNVEKNVETCTCTYQPCPRKGRCCECLAFHRANGELPGCLFPPSVERTYDRSVRRFVACHSR